The nucleotide sequence TCGTTGCATGTACCAGGTTCGGCTCTTTGAACGAGCAAACCCTCTAAGAACCATGGCATTGGTGATAACATCGATCCGGTCAAGACTGCTGAAAACCAAGGGAGTGATCACACGCCCGAGTGAAGATAGTCGTTTCTTAAGAGGTGTCTGGGAAGAGAAGTCAACGCCCCTTGCCATCTGCGCATGCAGAATATGCATATAGCTCTTTGTCACCTCAGGGAGATACCTCAGTGCAAGTGCAACTGCGTAGCTGATACGATAAGAGATTCCCAATCGATTCAATGAAGAAGCAAACTGAGAGGGATGGGTGATGCTGACAAAGAGTAAAGCCATTGGGAAGATGGAGAAATATTTCAGACAGACCACCACCAGGTAGAACAAGGTTTCCGCACTCAGGGAATACCTGGCATGCTCAGGGCCAAGGATGATAGTTCTGCTGCCGAGATACCGTGTGCCTTGATCAGGAGAAAAGAGATAGATAAACATTGCATTGAGGGCAATGACCGTCAACATACCTATGATGTAGGGAGAGAACTTGCGAAGGGGAATCTTTGTCAGGGAGAGCAAGGAGAATGAAATAATCGTGCTTACCATAAGGAACCGTATGTCGAACGTGGTAAGGCAGAATACAATCCACGTCAGGAAAAGGATAAACTTTGTAACACCATTGAGACGGTGCAAAGGGGAATCCGTTTCCTCATAGGTAAGGGCAAACCCAAACTTTCTCCCCTCCTTCTTGGCTCGTTCGACCCTCTTCCGTTTCGGTTTCATTGCAGAGAGGGGTTTCTCCAAGGCAGGAATTTGGGAAAGCTTGGTCACTCGTGAACGGGTCTGTTGTTCTGTACGGACAAACGTATCGATGAATGAAGAGACATCGTCAACACCACACCGTTTTGCAAGCAAGGAAAGACTGGTCTCCTTTAGGTTTGCCTTGTGGAGCACTTCTTCATCGGCAAAGACTTCACTGGTTGGCTTATCACAGAGCAGATGTCCATCATGCAACACCAAGGAACGCCCGGTATATTCGAGAGCGAGGTGCATATCATGGGTGATAAAGAGGATGGTCAGACCGGTCTTCCTATTCAGTTCTGAGAGAAACTCCATCAATGCAGTATACCTCTGGTAGTCCTGCCCACTGGTTGGCTCGTCAAGGATGAGCAGCTTTGGATTAGTCACAAGGATGGAGGCAATGGTCACCCGCTTCTTCTGTCCGTAGCTGAGTGCTGAAATGGGCCAGTGGTGGTAAGGACGTAATGCACAGAGCCCAAGCACGTCCATAACACGGTCCTTGATCTGTTCTTCCCCATAGCCTTGTTGCCTGAGTGCAAAGGCAACCTCATCATAAACAAGGTCACAGCTAATCATATGGTTCGGATTCTGCATAACAAACCCGATCCTTGTGGAACGTTGGCTGGCTGAGTAGGCATCCAGCAAGGTTCCTTCATACCGGATATGTCCGGTATCCTGCCTAAGTACTCCCATAAGGATCTGTGCGAGAGTGGACTTCCCTGCCCCATTGTTCCCCAGGATGCTGACCATCTCCCCTACATGAATGGTCACACTAACATCCGCCAACGCTGTCTTCAGTCCATCATACGAATAGCTGAGGTGTTCCAGTTCCAGCTGGACAGGGCTCTCCTGCAATGGGGGTGAGCTGTGTTGTTTTTGATGCCATGCCTTTACGCTGTCCTTGCATTGTTCGAGAGATATGGATTCCAAGCTGCTTACATCTCCGAGTGTTGAGAAGTCACATCCTGCCATTCGCAAAGCCGCCAGATACAAGGGATCGCGCAAACCTAACTTGCTCAACAAGGCTGTTCCCAGCAGTGCCTGTGGGGTGGTGTCGGCAACCAAAGAACCTTCCTGCATAACCAGGATTCGGTCGACAGGATAGGAAAGCACATCCTCAAGCCGGTGCTCTATGATCAAGACAGTCTTTCCAGTCTCCCTGGAAAGCTGATCGATAAGACCCATTGCCTTCAATCCGGTAGCTGGGTCGAGGTTGGCAAGTGGCTCATCAAAGAGCAGAACCTCCACATCATCCACCAATACACCGGCAAGAGAAACCCGTTGTTTCTGTCCTCCTGAAATTTCCTGTGGACTCTGCTGCAAGAAATCCTG is from uncultured Sphaerochaeta sp. and encodes:
- a CDS encoding DUF3744 domain-containing protein: MQAPQIVFKDFSFTYQGQTEPTLKHINLTVFGGEKVLIVGPSGSGKSTLGYCINALIPHSFTGIIEGSASICSMNLEDGDIYAVNKKVGTVLQDTDAQFVGLTVAEDIAFSLENQCMERKKMESLVSKMAGVVGMQDFLQQSPQEISGGQKQRVSLAGVLVDDVEVLLFDEPLANLDPATGLKAMGLIDQLSRETGKTVLIIEHRLEDVLSYPVDRILVMQEGSLVADTTPQALLGTALLSKLGLRDPLYLAALRMAGCDFSTLGDVSSLESISLEQCKDSVKAWHQKQHSSPPLQESPVQLELEHLSYSYDGLKTALADVSVTIHVGEMVSILGNNGAGKSTLAQILMGVLRQDTGHIRYEGTLLDAYSASQRSTRIGFVMQNPNHMISCDLVYDEVAFALRQQGYGEEQIKDRVMDVLGLCALRPYHHWPISALSYGQKKRVTIASILVTNPKLLILDEPTSGQDYQRYTALMEFLSELNRKTGLTILFITHDMHLALEYTGRSLVLHDGHLLCDKPTSEVFADEEVLHKANLKETSLSLLAKRCGVDDVSSFIDTFVRTEQQTRSRVTKLSQIPALEKPLSAMKPKRKRVERAKKEGRKFGFALTYEETDSPLHRLNGVTKFILFLTWIVFCLTTFDIRFLMVSTIISFSLLSLTKIPLRKFSPYIIGMLTVIALNAMFIYLFSPDQGTRYLGSRTIILGPEHARYSLSAETLFYLVVVCLKYFSIFPMALLFVSITHPSQFASSLNRLGISYRISYAVALALRYLPEVTKSYMHILHAQMARGVDFSSQTPLKKRLSSLGRVITPLVFSSLDRIDVITNAMVLRGFARSKSRTWYMQRKLKSVDFIVLALIVSLLAASLYSRFIGKVMFWYPF